A region of the Pseudarthrobacter phenanthrenivorans Sphe3 genome:
TGTGCTGCGGGGGCGGTTTCCGCCCGGACCGGCTAAGGGTTCGGGACATGACGGGGAAATCTGTGACAGTCGACACAAAGATTTGTGTTTGTCCTTGTAGGTCCTAGACACTGTGACCACTCACCGATCCACCCGCAATGATGCAGGAGAAGTATGTTTTCCAAAGTTCTGGTGGCCAACCGCGGCGAAATCGCGATCAGGGCCTTCCGCGCCGGCTACGAGCTGGGCGCCAAGACCGTTGCCGTTTTCCCCCAGGAGGACAGGAACTCGATCCACCGCCAGAAAGCGGACGAGGCCTACCTGATTGGCGAAGAAGGCCACCCGGTCCGGGCCTACCTGGATGTTGACGAAGTTGTCCGGGTAGCAAAGGAATCCGGTGCGGACGCTATCTACCCGGGCTACGGTTTCCTCTCCGAGAACCCGGACCTTGCCCGTGCCGCCAAGGCTGCCGGCATCACCTTTGTTGGTCCGCCGGCGGAAGTCCTGGAACTGGCGGGCAATAAGGTGGCTGCACTGAAGGCCGCCCGGGACGCCGGCGTGCCCGTCCTTAAGTCCAGTGCGCCGTCCAAGGACCTGGACGAACTCATTGCGGCAGCGGACGAGATCGGCTTCCCCATCTTCGCCAAGGCCGTGGCAGGCGGCGGCGGGCGCGGCATGCGCCGCGTGGACACCCGCGAAGCATTGCCCGAAGCCCTGCAGTCTGCCATGCGCGAGGCCGACGCCGCCTTCGGCGACCCCACGATGTTCCTGGAGCAGGCCGTCCTGCGCCCCCGCCACATCGAAGTGCAGATCCTCGCCGACGCCCAGGGCAACGTCATGCACCTCTTCGAGCGCGACTGCTCCATCCAGCGCCGCCACCAGAAGGTCATCGAGATCGCCCCGGCCCCCAACCTGGACGAAAACATCCGGCAAGCCCTGTATCGGGATGCGGTTAAGTTTGCCCAGGCCCTCAATTACGTCAACGCCGGAACCGTTGAGTTCCTCGTCGACACAGTCGGTGAGCGCGCGGGGCAGCACGTCTTCATCGAAATGAACCCCCGCATCCAGGTGGAGCACACGGTCACGGAGGAAGTCACCGACGTCGACCTGGTGCAGGCCCAGATGCGCATCGCTGCCGGCGAAACCCTGGCTGACCTGGGCCTCTCCCAGGACACCGTCCGGCTTCGCGGCGCCGCGCTGCAGAGCCGCATCACCACGGAGGACCCGGCGAATGGGTTCCGCCCCGACGTCGGAAAGATCACCGGCTACCGCTCGGCCGGCGGTGCGGGCGTAAGGCTCGACGGCGGCACTGTTTACTCAGGTGCGGAGATCAGCCCGCACTTCGACTCCATGCTGGTCAAGCTCACCTGCCGCGGCAGGGACTACCCTTCCGCGGTGGCCCGCGCCCGCCGTGCCCTGGCCGAATTCCGTATCCGCGGCGTCTCCACCAATATCTCCTTCCTGCAGGCGGTGCTTGACGATCCCGATTTCATCGCCGGCGATGTGGCAACCTCCTTCATTGACGAGCGCCCGCAACTGCTCAAGGCGCGCGTCTCTGCCGACCGCGGCACCAAACTCCTCACCTGGCTGGCGGATGTCACTGTCAATAAGCCCAACGGCGAACTGAAGGTCCACTCCAACCCGGCCCGCAAACTGCCGTCCGTGAAGGACAAAGAAGCGGCTCCGGGCTCCCGGCAGCGGCTTCTCGAGCTGGGCCCGGAGGGGTTCGCCCGGGCCCTGCGTGAACAGAACGCGGTAGCCGTCACGGACACCACGTTCCGCGACGCGCACCAGTCGCTGCTGGCCACCCGCGTCAGGACCCGCGACCTCGTCGCGGCCGGGCCCGCGGTCACCGCGCTGATGCCGGAGCTCCTGTCTGTTGAGGCCTGGGGCGGCGCCACCTACGACGTCGCACTGCGCTTCCTCGGCGAAGACCCCTGGGACCGGCTCGCCGCCCTGCGCGCGGCCATGCCCAACGTCTGCATCCAGATGCTGCTGCGCGGCCGCAACACCGTTGGCTACACGCCGTACCCTGAAGAAGTCACGGAAGCCTTCGTCAACGAGGCTGCGGCCACCGGCATCGACATCTTCCGGATCTTCGACGCCCTCAACGACGTCAGCCAGATGGCCCCGGCCATCCGCGCTGTCCGCGCCACGGGCACCGCAGTCGCCGAGGTGGCGCTCTGCTACACCGGCGACATGCTGGACCCGGAGGAGAAGCTCTACACGCTGGACTACTACCTGGAACTGGCGCAGAGGATCGTCGACGCCGGCGCCCACATCCTTGCCATCAAGGACATGGCCGGTCTGCTCCGTCCGGCAGC
Encoded here:
- a CDS encoding pyruvate carboxylase — its product is MFSKVLVANRGEIAIRAFRAGYELGAKTVAVFPQEDRNSIHRQKADEAYLIGEEGHPVRAYLDVDEVVRVAKESGADAIYPGYGFLSENPDLARAAKAAGITFVGPPAEVLELAGNKVAALKAARDAGVPVLKSSAPSKDLDELIAAADEIGFPIFAKAVAGGGGRGMRRVDTREALPEALQSAMREADAAFGDPTMFLEQAVLRPRHIEVQILADAQGNVMHLFERDCSIQRRHQKVIEIAPAPNLDENIRQALYRDAVKFAQALNYVNAGTVEFLVDTVGERAGQHVFIEMNPRIQVEHTVTEEVTDVDLVQAQMRIAAGETLADLGLSQDTVRLRGAALQSRITTEDPANGFRPDVGKITGYRSAGGAGVRLDGGTVYSGAEISPHFDSMLVKLTCRGRDYPSAVARARRALAEFRIRGVSTNISFLQAVLDDPDFIAGDVATSFIDERPQLLKARVSADRGTKLLTWLADVTVNKPNGELKVHSNPARKLPSVKDKEAAPGSRQRLLELGPEGFARALREQNAVAVTDTTFRDAHQSLLATRVRTRDLVAAGPAVTALMPELLSVEAWGGATYDVALRFLGEDPWDRLAALRAAMPNVCIQMLLRGRNTVGYTPYPEEVTEAFVNEAAATGIDIFRIFDALNDVSQMAPAIRAVRATGTAVAEVALCYTGDMLDPEEKLYTLDYYLELAQRIVDAGAHILAIKDMAGLLRPAAAAKLVSALRERFDLPVHLHTHDTAGGQLATLLAAVDAGVDAVDVASASLAGTTSQPSASALVAALAHTPRDTGLSLAAVSSLEPYWEAVRRVYAPFESGLPGPTGRVYQHEIPGGQLSNLRQQAMALGLGERFEAIEDMYTAADRILGHLVKVTPSSKVVGDLALHLVGLNADPADFEENPQNYDIPDSVIGFLSGELGDPPGGWPEPFRTKALQGRSVKVRDVELSAEDSAALKSDSKTRQHTLNRLLFDGPTKDYLKSVETYGNISVLDTRDYLYGLQRGQEHEIQLEKGVRLIASLEAVSEPDEKGMRTVMCTLNGQSRPVVVRDRSVVSNVKAAEKADPGQPGQVAAPFAGAVTVTVKPGDEVKAGDTVATIEAMKMEASITTPVAGKVSRLAISAVEQVEGGDLLLVVE